In Serratia liquefaciens ATCC 27592, the genomic stretch CGGCGGTGGCAGTACCGGTGTCGCTGATCGGCTCTTTTGCCGCGATGTACCTGTGCGGCTTCAGCCTGAATAACCTGTCGCTGATGGCGCTGACCATCGCCACCGGCTTTGTGGTCGATGATGCCATCGTGGTGCTGGAAAATATTTCGCGCCACGTCGAAGCCGGCATGAAACCGCTCAACGCCGCGTTGCAGGGGGTTCGGGAGGTCGGCTTTACCGTGCTGTCGATGAGCGTGTCGCTGGTGGCGGTATTTATCCCGCTGCTGCTGATGGAAGGCCTGCCCGGCAGGCTGTTCCGCGAGTTTGCCGTCACTCTGTCAGTCTCGATCGGGCTGTCGTTGATTATCTCTCTGACGCTGACGCCGATGATGTGCGCCTACCTGCTGCGTCACCAGCCGCCGCGAGCGCAGCGGCGCATTCGTGGTTTCGGTAAAATGCTGCTGGCGCTGCAAAAAGGCTATGGACGCTCGCTGAGCTGGGTGCTTGGCCATTCACGCTGGGTATTGGCCCTATTTCTCGCCACCATCGCGCTCAATGTCTGGCTGTATATCAGCATTCCGAAAACCTTCTTCCCGGAGCAGGACACCGGCCGACTGATGGGCTTTATCCAGGCAGACCAGAGCATCTCCTTCCAGGCTATGCGCGTTAAGCTGGAAGATTTCATGAAGATCGTGCGTGAAGATCCGGATGTGGAAAACGTCACCGGTTTCACCGGCGGTTCACGCACCAACAGCGGATCGATGTTTATCTCGTTAAAACCGCTGTCAGTGCGCAGCGACGATGCACAGAAAGTGATTGCCCGGCTGCGTGCCCGGTTAGCGAAAGAACCAGGAGCCAGTCTGTTCCTGATGGCGGTGCAGGATATCCGCGTCGGCGGCCGGCAGGCTAACGCCAGTTACCAGTACACGCTGTTGGCGGACGATCTCGCCGCGCTACGCGAATGGGAACCGAAAATTCGTATTGCGCTGGCTGCACTGCCAGAGCTGGCAGACGTCAACTCCGATCAACAGGACAAAGGTTCAGAAATGGATCTGGTTTACGATCGCGAGACCATGGCCCGTTTGGGTATTTCAGTTTCCGATGCCAACAACCTGCTGAATAACGCCTTTGGCCAACGTCAGATTTCGACTATCTATCAACCGCTCAATCAGTACAAAGTGGTGATGGAAGTCGCCCCCCCATACACCCAGGACGTCAGTTCACTGGACAAAATGTTTGTGATCAACAAAGACGACAAGGCAATCCCGCTGTCCTACTTTGCCAGTTGGCGGCCCGCCAATGCACCGTTGTCGGTCAATCATCAGGGCCTGTCGGCCGCGTCGACTATTTCGTTTAACCTGCCGGATGGCGGCAGCCTGTCGGACGCCACCTCCGCCGTAGAGCGAACCATGACGGCGCTCGGCGTGCCTTCCACCGTACGCGGCGCTTTTGCCGGGACCGCCCAGGTGTTCCAGGAAACGCTGAAATCTCAGTTGCTGCTGATCGCCGCCGCCATCGCTACTGTGTATATCGTGCTGGGCATTCTTTATGAAAGTTACATTCATCCGCTGACCATTCTGTCCACCCTGCCTTCCGCCGGGGTGGGTGCCCTGCTGGCGCTGGAGCTGTTCGGTGCGCCGTTCAGCCTGATAGCGTTGATAGGCATTATGCTGTTGATCGGTATCGTGAAGAAAAACGCCATCATGATGGTCGATTTTGCCCTCGACGCGCAGCGCAATGGCGGCATCAGCGCACATGACGCCATTTTCCAGGCGTGCCTGCTGCGCTTCAGGCCAATCATGATGACCACCCTGGCGGCGCTGTTTGGCGCATTGCCGCTGGTGTTGACCCACGGCGACGGCGCCGAGCTGCGCCAACCGCTCGGCATCACCATCGCCGGCGGCCTGATCGTCAGCCAGCTGTTGACGCTGTACACCACCCCGGTGGTGTACCTGTATTTTGACCGGCTGCAGATGAAATTCCGTCGCGGCAAGAAACTGGATCCATTGCCCCAATAATGGCCACCCGATGCTGATAAAACACACCGCCTCCGTACAATGGCAACTTTGGATCGTGGCGTTCGGCTTCTTTATGCAGACGCTGGACACCACTATCGTCAACACCGCCCTGCCGTCGATGGCCGTCAGCCTGGGGGAGAACCCGCTGCGCATGCAGTCGGTGATTGTCTCCTATGTGCTGACGGTGGCGGTGATGCTGCCTGCCAGCGGCTGGTTGGCGGATCGATTTGGGGTGCAGCGGGTGTTCTTCAGCGCCATAGTGTTGTTTACTCTGGGGTCCATTCTGTGCGCCCGTTCTGAGACGCTGAATGAGCTGATCGCCTCGCGCGTGATCCAGGGCATCGGCGGCGCCATGATGGTACCGGTGGGTCGCCTGACGGTGATGAAAATCGTCCCGCGCGAACAGTATATGGCCGCGATGACCTTCGTCACCCTGCCCGGCCAAATTGGCCCGTTAATGGGGCCGGCGTTGGGCGGTTTTCTGGTGCAGTACGCCAGTTGGCACTGGATTTTCCTGATCAATATCCCGGTGGGGATCGCCGGTGCCATCGCCACGTTGCTGCTGATGCCCAATTACCGCATGCAGACCCG encodes the following:
- the mdtC gene encoding multidrug efflux RND transporter permease subunit MdtC, whose amino-acid sequence is MKFFALFIYRPVATTLLTLAIAISGVIGFSLLPVSPLPQVDYPVISISASLPGADPETMASSVATPLERALGRIAGVNEMTSMSSLGSTRVILQFDLDRDINGAARDVQAAINAAQSLLPTGMPSRPSYRKVNPSDAPIMILTLTSDTYSQGQLYDFASTQLAQKIAQTEGVGDVSVGGSSLPAVRVELNPSALFNQGISLDAVRQTINDANVRRPQGSVDNQQQRWQIQANDELKTAEAYRPLIIHYNNGAAVRLSDVAEIKDSVQDVRNAGMTNAKPAIILAISRAPDANIIETVDRIRAELPALQDNIPASIQLNIAQDRSPTIRASLAEVEQSLVIAIGLVILVVFIFLRSGRATLIPAVAVPVSLIGSFAAMYLCGFSLNNLSLMALTIATGFVVDDAIVVLENISRHVEAGMKPLNAALQGVREVGFTVLSMSVSLVAVFIPLLLMEGLPGRLFREFAVTLSVSIGLSLIISLTLTPMMCAYLLRHQPPRAQRRIRGFGKMLLALQKGYGRSLSWVLGHSRWVLALFLATIALNVWLYISIPKTFFPEQDTGRLMGFIQADQSISFQAMRVKLEDFMKIVREDPDVENVTGFTGGSRTNSGSMFISLKPLSVRSDDAQKVIARLRARLAKEPGASLFLMAVQDIRVGGRQANASYQYTLLADDLAALREWEPKIRIALAALPELADVNSDQQDKGSEMDLVYDRETMARLGISVSDANNLLNNAFGQRQISTIYQPLNQYKVVMEVAPPYTQDVSSLDKMFVINKDDKAIPLSYFASWRPANAPLSVNHQGLSAASTISFNLPDGGSLSDATSAVERTMTALGVPSTVRGAFAGTAQVFQETLKSQLLLIAAAIATVYIVLGILYESYIHPLTILSTLPSAGVGALLALELFGAPFSLIALIGIMLLIGIVKKNAIMMVDFALDAQRNGGISAHDAIFQACLLRFRPIMMTTLAALFGALPLVLTHGDGAELRQPLGITIAGGLIVSQLLTLYTTPVVYLYFDRLQMKFRRGKKLDPLPQ